The following are encoded together in the Acidovorax sp. KKS102 genome:
- a CDS encoding bifunctional diguanylate cyclase/phosphodiesterase, with product MNGVGILWVDIDTQHAAAARRLIAARYPDWRVVNSPTPETAKAPLASQAWDAVVLCLKPSDQELPGLLELCAGRPVLMCIDAAQEALAARAFRCGLGDYVLREADGAAHLSELLNRLVALVQGAQGQGQPVRMVDARIWQEALTMLQEQRSALQATLASMSQGIFKTGPDGRITVYNERVLELLNLPESLMATRPTLADLTRVQAERGDFGEGYSLVDRRGHDYVAQGAVAPAPALYWRTTRDGRTFEVRTTSLADGSLVRTFADVSDYVRVENELRESEARFRSLSDLSSDWYWEHDAEGRFVQLAGDLSVNGIPLSDVMGRTRWEIGALNMTDADWAAHRAVLAAHQPFRDLELQRRRADGSMHWISVSGVPVFDANGALRGYRGVGRDITERKQVESQIERLAFYDSLTGLPNRRLLVDRLQHATAAVARSGTQGALLFIDLDNFKDLNDTLGHDTGDQLLLQVAQRLKGCVRESDTVARFGGDEFVVLVEGLSADPAHASAEAALVASHITTTLGKPYALGDASHHSTPSIGIALFGQQTVSVDELLKHADLAMYQAKAAGRNTQRFFDPDMQAAVSNRSALEADLRRGLQEKELVLYYQPVVDGKGRLQGAEALVRWRHPRRGMVSPAEFIPLAEQTGLILPLGQWVLEAACAQLVAWSRSSLTRQFFLSVNVSVRQFRQPDFVEQVLGVLDATGANPERLKLELTESLLMADVEDVIARMEHLRRYGVGFSLDDFGTGYSSLSYLKRLPLDQLKIDQGFVRDLQTDPNDAAIVRTILALADSLDLAVVAEGVETTGQLEFLQRYGCKAFQGYLFGRPMPAEVLERALRPAL from the coding sequence ATGAACGGCGTGGGCATCCTGTGGGTGGACATCGATACCCAGCACGCAGCGGCTGCGCGGCGACTGATCGCGGCGCGCTACCCGGACTGGCGAGTGGTCAACAGCCCTACGCCCGAAACCGCCAAGGCCCCCCTCGCCAGCCAGGCCTGGGACGCCGTGGTGTTGTGCCTCAAACCCAGCGACCAGGAACTGCCCGGCCTGCTGGAGCTGTGCGCGGGCCGCCCGGTGCTGATGTGCATCGATGCAGCGCAAGAGGCCCTGGCCGCGCGCGCGTTCCGCTGCGGGCTGGGCGACTATGTGCTGCGCGAGGCCGACGGCGCTGCACACCTGAGCGAGCTGCTCAACCGCCTGGTGGCGCTGGTGCAGGGCGCGCAGGGGCAGGGCCAGCCCGTGCGCATGGTGGACGCCCGCATCTGGCAAGAGGCGTTGACCATGCTGCAGGAACAGCGCTCGGCCCTGCAGGCCACGCTGGCCAGCATGAGCCAGGGCATCTTCAAGACCGGGCCCGATGGCCGCATCACCGTCTACAACGAGCGCGTGCTGGAGCTGCTGAATTTGCCCGAATCACTGATGGCCACCCGCCCCACGCTGGCCGACCTGACGCGTGTGCAGGCCGAGCGCGGCGACTTTGGCGAGGGCTACAGCCTGGTGGACCGGCGAGGGCACGACTACGTGGCCCAGGGCGCAGTGGCTCCGGCCCCGGCCTTGTACTGGCGCACCACGCGCGATGGCCGCACGTTCGAGGTGCGCACCACCTCGCTGGCCGATGGCAGCCTGGTGCGCACCTTTGCCGACGTGAGCGACTACGTGCGTGTGGAGAACGAGCTGCGCGAGAGCGAGGCGCGCTTCCGGTCCCTGAGCGATCTGTCGTCCGACTGGTATTGGGAGCACGACGCCGAGGGGCGCTTTGTGCAGCTGGCCGGGGACCTGAGCGTGAACGGCATCCCGCTGTCGGACGTGATGGGGCGCACACGCTGGGAGATCGGCGCCCTGAACATGACCGATGCCGACTGGGCTGCGCACCGCGCCGTGCTGGCAGCACACCAGCCGTTCCGCGACCTGGAGCTGCAACGCCGGCGCGCGGATGGCAGCATGCACTGGATCTCGGTCAGCGGGGTCCCCGTGTTCGATGCCAATGGCGCCCTGCGTGGCTACCGGGGGGTGGGCCGCGACATCACGGAGCGCAAGCAGGTCGAAAGCCAGATCGAACGTCTGGCGTTCTATGACTCGCTGACGGGCCTGCCCAACCGCCGCCTGCTGGTGGACCGGCTGCAACATGCCACGGCGGCGGTGGCACGCTCTGGCACCCAGGGTGCCCTGCTGTTCATCGACCTCGACAATTTCAAGGACCTCAACGACACCCTGGGCCACGACACTGGCGACCAGCTGCTGCTGCAGGTGGCGCAGCGGCTCAAGGGTTGCGTGCGGGAGTCCGACACCGTGGCCCGCTTTGGGGGTGACGAGTTCGTGGTGCTGGTGGAGGGCCTCAGCGCCGACCCCGCCCATGCCAGCGCCGAGGCCGCGCTGGTGGCCAGCCACATCACCACCACGCTGGGCAAACCTTACGCGCTGGGCGATGCCAGTCACCACAGCACACCCAGCATCGGCATTGCGCTGTTCGGCCAGCAGACCGTGAGCGTGGACGAGTTGCTCAAACATGCGGATCTGGCCATGTACCAGGCCAAGGCGGCGGGACGCAACACCCAGCGCTTCTTCGACCCCGACATGCAAGCGGCCGTGAGCAACCGTTCGGCCCTGGAGGCCGACCTGCGCCGGGGCCTGCAAGAAAAGGAACTGGTGCTGTACTACCAGCCGGTGGTGGATGGCAAAGGCCGCTTGCAGGGTGCCGAGGCCCTGGTGCGCTGGCGTCACCCGCGCAGGGGCATGGTGTCCCCCGCCGAATTCATTCCGCTGGCCGAGCAGACTGGGCTCATCCTGCCTCTGGGCCAATGGGTGCTGGAAGCGGCGTGCGCACAGCTGGTGGCCTGGTCGCGCAGCTCACTCACCCGGCAGTTCTTCCTGTCGGTGAACGTGAGCGTGCGGCAGTTCCGCCAGCCGGACTTTGTGGAGCAGGTGCTGGGCGTGCTGGACGCCACGGGCGCCAACCCGGAGCGCCTGAAGCTCGAACTCACCGAGAGCCTTTTGATGGCCGATGTCGAGGACGTGATTGCGCGCATGGAGCACCTGCGCCGCTATGGCGTGGGCTTCTCGCTGGATGACTTTGGTACGGGCTATTCCAGCCTGAGTTACCTCAAGCGGCTGCCGCTTGACCAGCTCAAGATCGACCAGGGTTTTGTGCGCGACCTGCAGACCGACCCCAACGACGCCGCCATCGTGCGCACCATCCTGGCCTTGGCCGACAGCCTGGACCTGGCGGTTGTGGCCGAGGGCGTAGAGACCACAGGCCAGCTCGAATTTTTGCAGCGCTACGGCTGCAAGGCTTTTCAGGGCTATCTGTTTGGTCGGCCCATGCCCGCCGAGGTGCTGGAGCGTGCGCTGCGGCCTGCGCTATGA
- a CDS encoding EAL domain-containing protein, with protein sequence MPPPTSSPTARMPWSDAPAITVVLVVALLALVVVPLAQMLGDGAGAQHGLEPLLELVAVLLGLLVVSVSLHALEAQEQARANVLVVGFGVAAACNFLHGVLVHSGPVHMPPGSADMSLWLSSWARVAEALTLGLTATRLSAPGPARAWLAAAGGVTLVLAGAALGPLPHWFAHAADGALRQVVAVGLALALAASAVLLYRRSHSEEAPRERLFAWAAGAFVCGEVTVGSLGGHSTLGGVLSHGFRVVAYALLYQAVFDAGIRRPFARIQEAESRLRESEGRLSLLGRNLPHSVLFQIVRELDGRVHFVHMGDAIERLNGVRVEDVLQDPRVLYRQILPEDIDRLRQAERQSYLSMTSLEAVFRVRRTDGQVRWMHLSSSPRRLQDGRVLWDGVQTDITAHHQAEEAAHAQQALMANTLRHVPGGVSRIDRDLRVLYVNEQQARWLYTTPQALEGQLLRDVIPPEVFARIHPHLEKAFAGETAVFENRIDGPDGTQFRHTTIAPESVTAQGVAAVVLFAYDLTALKRIEQELAQQKAHLASVVNAMPDMVFMKDTNGVYLSVNPVFERFAGRPESQVVGCSDFDLVAPADAERFRKYDQRAMQAWQPLVYEETLTFAEDGYQGQFETIKTPIRDLHGRVTGILGVCRDITDRKRAEQEIERLAFYDALTGLPNRRLLLDRLQRSIAACQRTRNLGALLFIDLDNFKDLNDTLGHDMGDQLLAQVAARLVGSVREADTVARFGGDEFVVMLEALAPDLQNAATQAETVAEKLLASLNQPFNLDGAQHYSTPSIGITLFGDERLTVDELLKRADLAMYQAKAAGRNTQRFFDPDMQAAVNARSNLEADLRQGLARGELLVHYQPVVDHHARLLGAEALVRWRHPQRGMISPADFIPLAEQTGLILPLGQYVLQTACEQLQRWSQHPDTAHLSISVNVSARQFRQPGFVAEVLQTLKNHNADPRQLKLELTESLLLGDIEDTIARMVQLKSEGVGFALDDFGTGYSSLSYLKRLPLDQVKIDQSFVRDVLTDPNDAAIVRTILALAKSLDLEVVAEGVETTGQLSFLRLHGCEGFQGYLFGRPGPVELFEREYLPGHSAPSLATTLPARQEQRP encoded by the coding sequence ATGCCCCCTCCCACCAGCTCTCCGACCGCGCGCATGCCCTGGTCGGATGCACCCGCCATCACTGTGGTGTTGGTGGTGGCATTGCTGGCGCTGGTCGTGGTGCCACTGGCGCAGATGCTGGGCGATGGGGCAGGCGCGCAGCACGGGCTGGAGCCGCTGCTGGAGTTGGTGGCGGTGCTGCTGGGGTTGCTGGTGGTGTCCGTGTCCCTGCATGCGCTGGAGGCGCAGGAGCAGGCGCGCGCCAATGTGCTGGTAGTGGGCTTTGGCGTGGCGGCGGCATGCAACTTTCTGCACGGCGTGCTGGTGCATTCCGGCCCCGTGCACATGCCCCCGGGCAGTGCCGACATGTCGCTGTGGCTGAGCAGTTGGGCGCGTGTGGCCGAGGCGCTGACCCTGGGGCTCACCGCCACGCGCCTGTCGGCCCCCGGCCCGGCCCGTGCGTGGCTGGCGGCAGCGGGGGGCGTCACGCTGGTACTTGCGGGGGCGGCGCTGGGACCGCTGCCCCACTGGTTTGCCCATGCTGCAGACGGGGCCTTGCGCCAGGTGGTGGCTGTGGGGCTGGCCCTGGCACTGGCCGCCAGTGCGGTGTTGCTGTACCGCCGCAGCCACAGCGAAGAGGCGCCGCGCGAGCGCCTGTTTGCCTGGGCGGCCGGAGCGTTCGTGTGTGGTGAGGTCACCGTGGGCTCGCTGGGCGGGCATTCGACGCTGGGTGGGGTCTTGTCCCATGGCTTTCGGGTGGTGGCGTATGCGCTGTTGTACCAGGCGGTGTTTGACGCAGGCATTCGTCGCCCGTTTGCACGCATCCAGGAGGCCGAAAGCCGTTTGCGCGAGAGCGAGGGGCGTCTGTCACTGCTCGGGCGCAACCTGCCGCACAGCGTGTTGTTCCAGATCGTGCGCGAGCTGGATGGCCGGGTGCATTTTGTGCACATGGGAGACGCCATCGAGCGGCTGAACGGTGTGCGGGTCGAAGACGTGCTGCAGGACCCGCGCGTGCTGTACCGGCAGATCCTTCCTGAAGACATCGACCGCCTGCGCCAGGCGGAGCGCCAGTCCTACCTGTCCATGACCAGCCTGGAGGCGGTGTTTCGGGTGCGCCGCACCGACGGCCAGGTGCGCTGGATGCACCTGAGTTCGTCGCCGCGCCGGTTGCAGGATGGCCGGGTGCTGTGGGATGGCGTGCAGACCGACATCACCGCCCACCATCAGGCTGAAGAGGCCGCGCACGCCCAGCAGGCGCTCATGGCCAACACGCTGCGCCATGTGCCGGGCGGTGTGTCTCGGATCGACCGGGACTTGCGCGTGCTGTACGTCAATGAGCAGCAGGCCCGCTGGCTCTACACCACGCCCCAGGCGCTGGAAGGACAGCTGCTGCGGGATGTGATCCCTCCCGAAGTGTTCGCGCGCATCCACCCGCACCTTGAAAAGGCCTTTGCGGGCGAGACGGCGGTGTTTGAGAACCGCATTGATGGCCCCGACGGCACCCAGTTCCGCCACACCACCATCGCCCCCGAGAGCGTGACGGCGCAAGGGGTGGCAGCCGTGGTGCTGTTTGCCTACGACTTGACGGCGCTCAAGCGCATCGAACAGGAACTGGCCCAGCAGAAGGCGCACCTGGCCAGCGTGGTCAACGCCATGCCGGACATGGTGTTCATGAAGGACACCAACGGGGTGTACCTGTCGGTCAACCCGGTGTTTGAGCGTTTTGCCGGCCGGCCGGAGAGCCAGGTCGTGGGCTGCAGCGACTTTGACCTGGTGGCGCCCGCCGACGCCGAGCGCTTTCGCAAGTACGACCAGCGCGCCATGCAGGCCTGGCAACCGTTGGTGTACGAGGAGACGCTCACCTTCGCGGAAGACGGCTACCAGGGCCAGTTCGAGACCATCAAGACACCCATCCGTGACTTGCACGGCCGCGTGACGGGCATCCTGGGCGTGTGCCGCGACATCACCGATCGCAAACGTGCCGAGCAAGAAATCGAACGCCTGGCCTTCTACGACGCCCTCACGGGCCTGCCCAACCGCCGCCTGCTCCTGGACCGCCTGCAACGCTCCATCGCTGCCTGCCAGCGCACCCGCAATCTCGGCGCCCTGCTGTTCATCGACCTCGACAACTTCAAGGACTTGAACGACACCCTGGGCCACGACATGGGCGACCAGCTCCTGGCCCAGGTCGCCGCCCGCCTGGTGGGCAGCGTGCGCGAAGCCGACACCGTCGCCCGCTTTGGCGGCGACGAATTCGTCGTCATGCTCGAAGCCCTGGCCCCCGACCTGCAAAACGCCGCCACCCAGGCAGAAACCGTCGCAGAAAAACTCCTGGCCAGCCTGAACCAGCCCTTCAACCTGGACGGCGCCCAGCACTACAGCACCCCCAGCATCGGCATCACCCTCTTTGGCGACGAACGCCTCACCGTGGACGAACTCTTGAAGCGCGCCGACCTGGCCATGTACCAGGCCAAAGCCGCAGGCCGCAACACCCAGAGATTCTTCGACCCCGACATGCAGGCAGCGGTGAACGCCCGCTCCAACCTCGAAGCCGACCTGCGCCAGGGCCTGGCCCGGGGCGAGCTGCTCGTGCACTACCAGCCTGTGGTCGACCACCACGCCCGCCTGCTGGGCGCAGAAGCCCTCGTGCGCTGGCGCCACCCCCAGCGCGGCATGATCAGCCCGGCCGACTTCATCCCCCTGGCAGAACAGACCGGCCTCATCCTCCCCCTGGGCCAATACGTGCTCCAGACCGCCTGCGAACAACTGCAGCGCTGGAGCCAACACCCGGACACCGCCCACCTGTCCATCTCCGTGAACGTCAGCGCCCGCCAATTTCGGCAACCGGGCTTCGTGGCCGAAGTGCTGCAAACCTTGAAGAACCACAACGCCGACCCCCGGCAGCTCAAACTCGAACTCACCGAAAGCCTGCTGCTGGGAGACATCGAAGACACCATCGCACGCATGGTGCAACTCAAAAGCGAAGGCGTGGGCTTTGCGCTGGACGACTTCGGCACCGGCTACTCTAGCCTGAGCTACCTCAAGCGCCTGCCGCTGGACCAGGTGAAGATCGACCAGAGCTTCGTGCGGGACGTGCTGACGGACCCGAACGACGCGGCGATAGTTCGGACCATCCTGGCGCTGGCCAAGAGCCTGGACCTGGAGGTGGTGGCCGAGGGGGTGGAGACGACGGGGCAGTTGTCGTTCCTGAGGCTGCATGGGTGCGAGGGGTTCCAGGGGTATCTGTTTGGAAGGCCCGGGCCGGTCGAGCTGTTTGAGCGTGAGTATTTACCAGGCCACTCGGCACCCTCGCTGGCCACCACGCTGCCCGCACGGCAGGAGCAACGGCCATGA
- a CDS encoding aconitate hydratase: MASSPKPPATPSSRPARHAFANTLKGFKTASGKEGKFYSLPALAKQFPQIQRLPVSIRIVLESVLRNCDGRKVTPEHVEQLARWAPNAERKDEIPFVVSRVVLQDFTGVPLLADLAAMRSVAAKLGKNPKKIEPLVPVDLVVDHSIMVDHYGKKNSLDLNMKLEFQRNRERYEFMKWGMQAFDTFGVVPPGFGIVHQVNLEYLARGVHKRKDHVYYPDTLVGTDSHTTMINGIGVVGWGVGGIEAEAAMLGQPVYFLTPDVVGFEMTGQLREGVTATDLVLTVTELLRQHKVVGKFVEFFGEGTRTLALPDRATIGNMAPEYGATMGFFPVDEKTIDYFKGTGRTKGEIEAFEAYFKAQGLFGVPLAGEVDYSQVVTLDLGSVTPSLAGPKRPQDRIELGKVSSQFADLFSKPNAQNGFNRPAELLHTRFHIHRAAEVVTDVTPDGKPTPAGAPRSVVEMEANKPALATARDHAQATTLPSKGADPTVGNGDVLIAAITSCTNTSNPSVLLAAGLLAKKAVEAGLKVQPHIKTSLAPGSRIVTEYLTQTGLLPYLEKLGFALAGYGCTTCIGNAGDLTPELNEVITSNDLVCAAVLSGNRNFEARIHPNLKANFLASPPLVVAYAIAGTVLKDLMTEPVGQGKGGKDIYLGDIWPSSDEVHALLKYAMNGKAFRENYSKVASDPGKLWEKIKGVSGTAYTWPASTYIAEPPFFAQFALDQGAAAASAVHGARIMALFGDSITTDHISPAGSIKESSPAGQWLLQHGVQKADFNSYGARRGNHDVMVRGTFANVRIKNLMIPPTADGSREEGGVTVFQNEGALQGEKMFIFDAAMQYMAQGTPTVIFAGEEYGTGSSRDWAAKGTQLLGIKAVVARSFERIHRSNLVGMGVLPLQFKAGDSWETLGLTGNEVIDVVPDAALTPQSDARLVIHRADGTRQEVTVTLRIDTPIEVDYYQAGGILPFVLRQLLEG, translated from the coding sequence ATGGCCTCATCGCCCAAGCCGCCAGCCACCCCATCGTCCCGGCCCGCCCGCCACGCCTTTGCCAACACGCTCAAGGGCTTCAAGACCGCATCGGGCAAGGAGGGCAAGTTCTACTCCCTGCCCGCGCTGGCCAAGCAGTTCCCGCAGATCCAGCGCTTGCCGGTGTCCATCCGCATCGTGCTCGAATCGGTGCTGCGCAATTGCGATGGCCGCAAGGTGACGCCGGAGCATGTGGAGCAACTGGCCCGCTGGGCGCCCAATGCCGAGCGCAAGGACGAGATCCCCTTCGTCGTCTCGCGCGTCGTACTGCAGGACTTCACCGGCGTGCCGCTGCTGGCCGACCTGGCCGCCATGCGCAGCGTGGCCGCCAAGCTGGGCAAGAACCCCAAGAAGATCGAACCCCTGGTGCCCGTGGACCTGGTGGTGGACCACTCCATCATGGTGGACCACTACGGCAAGAAGAATTCGCTCGACCTGAACATGAAGCTCGAATTCCAGCGCAACCGCGAGCGCTACGAGTTCATGAAATGGGGCATGCAGGCCTTTGACACCTTTGGTGTGGTGCCTCCGGGCTTCGGTATCGTGCACCAAGTCAACCTCGAATACCTGGCGCGTGGCGTGCACAAGCGCAAGGACCATGTTTACTACCCCGACACCCTGGTGGGCACCGACAGCCACACCACCATGATCAACGGCATTGGCGTGGTGGGCTGGGGCGTGGGCGGTATCGAGGCCGAGGCCGCCATGCTGGGCCAGCCCGTGTACTTCCTCACCCCCGATGTGGTGGGCTTTGAGATGACGGGCCAGCTGCGCGAGGGCGTGACCGCCACCGACCTGGTGCTCACGGTGACCGAGCTGCTGCGCCAGCACAAGGTGGTGGGCAAGTTCGTCGAATTTTTCGGTGAAGGCACGCGCACCCTGGCGTTGCCCGACCGCGCCACCATCGGCAACATGGCGCCCGAATACGGCGCCACCATGGGCTTCTTCCCGGTCGATGAAAAGACCATCGACTACTTCAAGGGCACGGGCCGCACCAAGGGCGAGATCGAGGCTTTCGAGGCCTACTTCAAGGCCCAGGGCCTGTTTGGCGTGCCCCTGGCCGGCGAGGTGGACTACTCGCAGGTCGTGACGCTGGACCTGGGCAGCGTGACGCCCAGTTTGGCGGGCCCCAAGCGCCCCCAGGACCGTATCGAACTCGGCAAGGTCAGCAGCCAGTTTGCCGACCTGTTCAGCAAGCCCAATGCACAAAACGGCTTCAACCGCCCGGCGGAGCTGTTGCACACGCGGTTCCACATCCACCGCGCTGCAGAGGTGGTGACTGATGTGACCCCCGACGGCAAGCCCACACCCGCCGGGGCGCCGCGTTCGGTGGTGGAGATGGAGGCCAACAAACCCGCGCTGGCCACGGCCCGCGACCACGCCCAAGCCACCACGCTGCCCAGCAAGGGGGCCGACCCCACGGTGGGCAACGGCGATGTGCTGATTGCCGCTATCACCAGCTGCACCAACACCAGCAACCCCAGCGTGCTGCTGGCCGCAGGCCTGCTGGCCAAGAAGGCGGTGGAGGCGGGGCTCAAGGTACAGCCGCACATCAAGACCTCGCTGGCCCCCGGCTCGCGCATCGTCACCGAATACCTCACGCAGACCGGCTTGCTGCCCTACCTGGAAAAGCTGGGCTTTGCGCTGGCGGGCTATGGCTGCACCACCTGCATCGGCAACGCGGGCGACCTCACGCCCGAGCTGAACGAGGTCATCACCAGCAACGACCTGGTGTGCGCGGCCGTGCTGTCGGGCAACCGCAACTTCGAGGCGCGCATCCACCCCAACCTCAAGGCCAACTTCCTGGCCAGCCCGCCGCTGGTGGTGGCCTACGCCATTGCCGGGACCGTGCTCAAGGACCTGATGACCGAGCCGGTGGGCCAAGGCAAAGGGGGCAAGGACATCTACCTGGGCGATATCTGGCCCAGCAGCGACGAGGTCCATGCACTGCTCAAGTACGCCATGAACGGCAAGGCCTTCCGCGAGAACTATTCCAAGGTGGCCTCCGACCCCGGCAAGCTGTGGGAGAAGATCAAGGGCGTGAGCGGCACGGCCTACACCTGGCCCGCCAGCACCTACATTGCCGAGCCGCCGTTTTTTGCCCAGTTTGCGCTCGACCAGGGCGCGGCGGCCGCGTCGGCGGTGCACGGAGCGCGCATCATGGCGCTGTTTGGCGACTCCATCACCACCGACCACATCTCGCCCGCTGGTTCCATCAAGGAGAGTTCGCCCGCCGGCCAATGGCTGCTGCAGCACGGTGTGCAAAAGGCAGACTTCAACAGCTACGGCGCCCGCCGTGGTAACCATGACGTGATGGTGCGCGGCACCTTCGCCAATGTGCGCATCAAGAACCTGATGATCCCGCCCACCGCTGATGGCTCGCGCGAGGAGGGTGGCGTCACGGTGTTCCAAAACGAGGGCGCGCTGCAGGGCGAGAAGATGTTCATCTTCGACGCTGCCATGCAGTACATGGCGCAGGGCACGCCCACCGTGATTTTTGCGGGGGAAGAGTACGGCACTGGCTCCAGCCGCGACTGGGCTGCCAAGGGCACCCAGCTGCTCGGCATCAAGGCCGTGGTGGCGCGCAGCTTCGAGCGCATCCACCGCTCCAATCTGGTGGGCATGGGGGTGCTGCCGCTGCAATTCAAGGCGGGCGATTCGTGGGAAACGCTGGGCCTGACGGGCAACGAGGTGATCGACGTGGTGCCCGACGCTGCACTCACGCCGCAAAGCGATGCGCGCCTGGTCATCCACCGGGCCGATGGCACGCGGCAGGAGGTGACGGTGACCCTGCGCATCGACACCCCCATCGAGGTGGACTACTACCAGGCCGGGGGCATCCTGCCCTTTGTGCTGCGCCAGCTGCTGGAGGGGTGA
- a CDS encoding helix-turn-helix domain-containing protein: MTSTPSPPSRRTPRHPLPHRAATPGPASFGDHLRTWRQQRHLSQLELADEADISTRHVSFMETGRTNPSRDMVLRLCERLAIPLRERNTLLVAAGYAPMYRERALDDPALAAARQAVELVLKGHEPCPAIALDRCWNVVAANRAAQALLAAHVSPELLAPPVNVFRLSLHPDGLASRIANLAQWRHHLFERLRQQIYATADPALLALQAELLEYPAPEESPPLVMAGEMLGVVMPFCFESVQGMLSLISTTTIFGTPVDVTLQELAVESFFPADAFTAQVLREMAQQYAAD, encoded by the coding sequence ATGACGTCCACACCTTCCCCGCCCTCCCGTCGCACTCCGCGCCACCCGCTGCCGCACCGCGCGGCAACACCTGGGCCCGCCAGTTTTGGGGACCACCTGCGCACCTGGCGCCAGCAGCGGCACCTGAGCCAGCTGGAGCTGGCCGACGAGGCGGACATCTCCACGCGGCACGTGAGCTTCATGGAGACCGGCCGCACCAACCCCAGTCGCGACATGGTGCTGCGCCTGTGCGAGCGCCTGGCCATCCCGCTGCGAGAGCGCAACACACTGCTGGTGGCAGCTGGCTACGCGCCCATGTACCGCGAGCGCGCGCTGGACGACCCGGCACTGGCCGCCGCGCGCCAGGCGGTGGAATTGGTCCTCAAGGGCCACGAACCCTGCCCCGCCATCGCACTGGACCGCTGCTGGAACGTGGTGGCCGCCAACCGCGCTGCACAAGCCCTGCTGGCTGCACATGTCAGCCCCGAACTGCTCGCGCCCCCAGTCAACGTATTTCGCCTGAGCCTGCACCCGGACGGACTGGCCTCACGCATCGCCAATCTGGCCCAATGGCGCCACCACCTCTTCGAGCGCCTGCGCCAGCAGATTTATGCCACGGCCGACCCCGCCTTGTTGGCCCTGCAGGCAGAGCTGCTCGAATATCCCGCACCCGAGGAATCGCCCCCGCTCGTCATGGCCGGAGAAATGTTGGGAGTCGTGATGCCGTTTTGTTTTGAAAGCGTGCAGGGCATGTTGTCCCTCATCAGCACCACGACCATATTCGGCACCCCGGTGGATGTGACCCTGCAGGAACTGGCCGTGGAATCGTTTTTCCCGGCCGATGCATTTACCGCGCAGGTACTGCGGGAGATGGCGCAGCAATATGCTGCGGATTGA
- a CDS encoding H-NS histone family protein, with product MTSYKELLKQREALEQQISEARRRELADAVSQVRSLVAEYGLTAQDVFPAGKAAGKTGRSSTAGTKVAPKYRDPATGQTWTGRGKAPKWIQNENREKFAI from the coding sequence ATGACCAGCTACAAAGAACTTTTGAAGCAGCGTGAAGCCCTTGAGCAGCAAATCAGCGAAGCCCGTCGCCGGGAATTGGCGGATGCTGTGTCCCAAGTTCGCTCTCTGGTGGCCGAATATGGTTTGACCGCCCAGGACGTGTTTCCAGCCGGCAAGGCCGCTGGCAAGACCGGCCGCAGCTCCACGGCGGGCACCAAGGTGGCTCCCAAGTACCGCGACCCAGCCACCGGCCAGACATGGACGGGCCGTGGTAAAGCGCCCAAGTGGATTCAGAACGAAAACCGCGAAAAGTTCGCCATCTGA
- a CDS encoding symmetrical bis(5'-nucleosyl)-tetraphosphatase, which yields MAIYCIGDIQGCDGALGRLLDTIGFSASRDTVYLLGDLVNRGPDSAAVLRRCMQQGDAIRCLLGNHDLHLLAAAHGARKPSRRDTLASVFDAPDRSALLEWLRHQPLARAHEHSGQTLLMVHAGVLPAWSTADTLARAQEVQDVLRSPDLPAFLHAMYGNTPDHWDDALTGTDRLRVIVNALTRMRFCSSDGVMDFESTESASAAPEGLMPWFDVPGRRTAGTLMAFGHWSTLGWLNRSDLLGLDTGCVWGGCLSAVRFGKTLADRELLQVHCEQAQQPD from the coding sequence ATGGCTATTTACTGTATCGGCGACATCCAGGGCTGCGACGGCGCTCTGGGGCGCCTGCTGGACACCATCGGCTTTTCTGCCAGCCGGGACACGGTGTACCTGCTCGGGGACCTCGTCAACCGCGGCCCCGACTCCGCCGCAGTGTTGCGCCGCTGCATGCAGCAGGGGGATGCCATCCGCTGCCTGCTGGGCAACCACGACCTGCACTTGCTCGCTGCCGCACATGGCGCACGCAAGCCGTCGCGCCGCGATACCTTGGCCTCGGTGTTCGACGCCCCGGACCGCAGCGCTTTGCTCGAATGGCTGCGTCATCAACCCTTGGCGCGGGCCCACGAGCATTCCGGTCAGACCCTGCTGATGGTGCATGCAGGCGTGCTCCCTGCCTGGAGCACCGCAGACACGCTGGCACGCGCGCAGGAGGTGCAGGATGTGCTGCGCAGCCCAGATTTGCCCGCCTTTCTGCACGCCATGTACGGCAACACGCCCGATCACTGGGATGACGCACTCACCGGCACGGACCGGCTGCGCGTGATCGTCAACGCATTGACGCGCATGCGCTTTTGCTCATCGGACGGTGTGATGGATTTTGAGAGCACCGAGAGCGCCAGCGCCGCCCCGGAGGGCCTGATGCCCTGGTTTGACGTGCCGGGTCGGCGCACCGCTGGCACCTTGATGGCCTTTGGCCACTGGTCCACGCTGGGGTGGCTCAACCGCAGCGACCTGCTGGGCCTGGACACCGGCTGTGTGTGGGGAGGCTGCCTGAGCGCCGTGCGTTTTGGCAAGACGCTGGCTGACCGCGAGCTGCTGCAGGTGCACTGCGAACAGGCGCAGCAGCCGGACTAG